Proteins from a single region of Streptomyces sp. HUAS 15-9:
- a CDS encoding bifunctional glycosyltransferase/CDP-glycerol:glycerophosphate glycerophosphotransferase, with the protein MPRFSIIVPSHGVAGRLSQALDSVLAQSFADLELIPVCDEPGSPAAGVAAGYAERDSRVTPVHSPPTAGLSGARNTGLWAATGTYLLFLDGDDVLMPGALTALAARLGETGDVDVLYFEHERTPWWEGEPSNPAGPALARTPAGAFSPGQAPWLTGVRLPAWSAAYRRSFITAQQLTFPSGHFTDLGWGGLTTVAADRLAVLRSVLVRHRLRRQGSRLNVPGAHQAELLDQVELVLTRAAERGLPGARTRPLFEQLFATVLKTAAHPERLPSGHRAFFRRARHLHRRHRPAGFRMPVGSVGVQHRLLAAGAYTAFHALRTANQAAAKAVELVPRPRMLRTRLRYQIQLRRPLDPDLAVYCAYWGRGYACNPAAIHAKARELAPHIRSVFLVEPDQAHAMPDGIDYALIGSRRYWEVLARAKYLVNNANFAEGVVKRRGSVHLQTQHGTPLKKMGVDQSTYPVVAAQTGSFAKLLGRVDRWDFNLSSNRHSTQMWERAFPGSYEALEYGYPRNDVYYTATAHDVARIRRDLGVPEGSTAVLYAPTHRDHHTGFETGLDLEAFCEAAGEDVVVLLRAHYFYDRGLGRSGGRIIDVTGHRSSEDVCLAADALVTDYSSIMFDYANLDRPIVVYADDWEVYRETRGVYFDLMEAPPGPVAQTPEELARVFRDGSYAGPESKALRAAFRERFCQFDDGLAAERVVRRVLLGRPPEAIPPVIPLAERIPAPAAATLVRS; encoded by the coding sequence ATGCCCCGCTTCAGCATCATCGTCCCGTCCCATGGGGTCGCGGGCCGGCTGTCCCAGGCACTGGACTCGGTCCTCGCACAGTCCTTCGCCGACCTCGAGCTGATCCCGGTCTGCGACGAGCCCGGGTCCCCGGCCGCCGGCGTCGCCGCCGGATACGCCGAGCGGGACTCCCGGGTGACCCCGGTGCACTCACCGCCGACCGCCGGTCTGAGCGGGGCGCGCAACACCGGGCTGTGGGCGGCGACCGGCACGTATCTGCTCTTCCTCGACGGCGACGACGTGCTGATGCCCGGGGCGCTGACGGCGCTCGCCGCGCGGCTCGGGGAGACGGGCGACGTCGATGTCCTGTACTTCGAGCACGAGCGGACGCCGTGGTGGGAGGGCGAGCCGAGCAACCCGGCGGGGCCGGCGCTGGCGAGGACCCCGGCCGGGGCGTTCTCCCCGGGCCAGGCGCCCTGGCTCACCGGCGTGCGGCTGCCCGCCTGGAGCGCCGCCTACCGCCGTTCCTTCATCACCGCGCAGCAACTCACCTTCCCTTCGGGCCACTTCACCGACCTCGGCTGGGGCGGGCTGACGACGGTCGCCGCGGACCGGCTCGCGGTGCTGCGCTCGGTGCTCGTCCGGCACCGGTTGCGGCGGCAGGGCAGCAGGCTCAATGTGCCGGGCGCACACCAGGCCGAGCTGCTGGACCAGGTGGAACTGGTGCTGACCCGGGCCGCCGAGCGGGGGCTGCCCGGTGCGCGGACCCGGCCGCTGTTCGAGCAGTTGTTCGCCACCGTGCTGAAGACCGCCGCGCACCCCGAGCGGCTGCCCTCCGGGCACCGGGCCTTCTTCCGCCGCGCCCGCCATCTGCACCGCCGCCACCGCCCGGCCGGTTTCCGGATGCCGGTCGGAAGCGTGGGTGTTCAGCACCGGCTCCTCGCGGCGGGGGCGTACACCGCGTTCCACGCGCTGCGCACCGCCAACCAGGCCGCGGCCAAGGCGGTCGAGCTGGTCCCGCGCCCGCGCATGCTGCGCACCCGGCTGCGTTACCAGATCCAGCTGCGCCGCCCCCTCGACCCCGACCTCGCCGTGTACTGCGCGTACTGGGGCCGCGGCTACGCCTGCAACCCGGCCGCGATCCACGCCAAGGCCCGTGAACTCGCCCCGCACATCCGCTCGGTGTTCCTGGTCGAGCCCGACCAGGCGCACGCCATGCCCGACGGCATCGACTACGCGCTGATCGGCAGCCGCCGCTACTGGGAGGTACTGGCCCGCGCCAAGTACCTGGTCAACAACGCCAACTTCGCCGAGGGAGTCGTCAAGCGACGGGGCAGCGTGCACCTGCAGACCCAGCACGGCACCCCGCTGAAGAAGATGGGCGTGGACCAGTCGACGTACCCGGTGGTGGCCGCCCAGACCGGGAGCTTCGCCAAGCTGCTCGGCCGGGTCGACCGCTGGGACTTCAACCTCTCTTCCAACCGCCACTCCACCCAGATGTGGGAGCGCGCCTTCCCGGGCTCGTACGAGGCCCTGGAGTACGGCTATCCGCGCAACGACGTCTACTACACGGCGACCGCCCACGACGTGGCGCGCATCCGCCGGGACCTGGGCGTGCCGGAGGGCAGCACCGCCGTGCTGTATGCCCCCACCCACCGCGACCACCACACCGGCTTCGAGACCGGACTCGATCTGGAGGCCTTCTGCGAGGCGGCCGGTGAGGACGTGGTCGTCCTGCTGCGCGCGCACTACTTCTACGACCGGGGGCTCGGCCGGAGCGGCGGCCGGATCATCGACGTCACCGGGCACCGCTCCTCCGAGGACGTCTGCCTGGCCGCGGACGCGCTCGTCACGGACTACTCGTCGATCATGTTCGACTACGCCAACCTGGACCGGCCGATCGTCGTGTACGCCGACGACTGGGAGGTCTACCGGGAGACGCGCGGCGTCTACTTCGACCTGATGGAGGCCCCGCCGGGCCCGGTCGCCCAGACGCCCGAGGAACTCGCCCGCGTCTTCCGCGACGGCTCGTACGCGGGGCCGGAGTCCAAGGCGCTGCGGGCCGCGTTCCGCGAGCGGTTCTGCCAGTTCGACGACGGTCTGGCCGCCGAGCGCGTCGTACGGCGGGTGCTGCTCGGCCGGCCGCCGGAGGCGATCCCGCCCGTGATCCCGCTCGCGGAGCGCATCCCCGCCCCCGCCGCCGCGACCCTCGTGAGGAGCTGA